One window of the Aquila chrysaetos chrysaetos chromosome 8, bAquChr1.4, whole genome shotgun sequence genome contains the following:
- the GPATCH8 gene encoding G patch domain-containing protein 8 isoform X3: MGMGRMEMELDYAEDATERRRVLEVEKEDTEELRQKYKDYVDKEKAIAKALEDLRANFYCELCDKQYQKHQEFDNHINSYDHAHKQEGTQDYCETGTIADVLKANPSNFGVQITRRLKDLKQREFARNVSSRSRKDERKQEKALRRLHELAEQRRQPECAPGSGPMFRTTTVAVDEEGGDDDDSAANSSSFIQTTSGQATEMTMDRGFLNTGQVGGTVMPSQMPIQTAQAISFGIKSALGTPLQKIGVSFSFAKKTPVKLETIASVFKDHVEESSSADGAKADERGSSDAGSLQKSGEGESTNNSDGKAEEDDQHDKDSGSLATTLSKLKKMRREDGPMAVEPEYYHYIPPAHCKVKPNFQFLLFMKSTEQMEAENVNKKTTHEVKKGSSPKPKPGKHTEKAAESTGQQKEQSTTETAAQQSKTELKEVLENASMQENKHLTESNLPEPDTTKEVTQPVPSCKEVSEGPKHPTGPFFPVLSKDESTTLQWPSELLIFTRAEPSVSYSCNPLYFDFKLSRNKDAKGKGAEKSKDPGGLCKENIPSTESGEISKAKEAESATNSSALKMENKSLSTCGSQNKQESNLASLSKGEGEDSGKSITGKSKSGRSHKHKKKKKHKKSSKHKRKHKEEADEKGRKTDLGEEKPKKRKRHRHKKGKSSLSTESERALKTELSEDCSHFQKKKRCSQESQRKSLSAEEGSSGKKEDGGNSCQEHGSKKHKADLQQLSALRRRCSAPSLGRTSRRSRQSSGDYDSDEGSHRKHCRQKSPSQYSDDYDSGSDHSRSRSRSGRRHSSHRSYSTSSDASSDHSRYSRRRSYSDDSYSDYSDRSRCHSKRSHDSEDDSDYNSSNHRSKRRKYSSSEDDYSSSRSRSRSRSRSRTHPRGRSRTRSRGRTRSSSCSRSRSKRRSRSVTGRSWKRSRSYSRDRSRSTRSHSQRSLSRKGSRGHESPEERRSGRRDFIRSKIYRSQSPHYFRTGRSEGSSLKKEDGKGEDLKGSGSLSQNSSGSGTGRASEGDCSPEERNSVTAKLLLEKIQSRKVEKKPCVADEMLAGANKVGIKLKDPPQGYFGPKLPPSLGNKPVLPLIGKLPTVRKPNAKRYEESGLERGEEQELSDSEDVSQGIEESQLAGQSLLEEVVMVIQDKPLDEQKRDEPAVEVPSIPLEAPALPECFGSGDLVMPHNFLSDPSDGDGLEPMDGGSQPVPVETSMMPLVPDVEHFPGYVPQSGEPSIEGDREGGEDSSLAPLESQPITFTPEEMEKYSKLQQAAQQHIQQQLLAKQVKAFPASAALAPAAPALQPIHIQQPAAASATSITTVQHAILQHHAAAAAAAIGIHPHPHPQPLAQVHHIPQPHLTPISLSHLTHSIIPGHPATFLASHPIHIIPASAIHPGPFTFHPVPHALYPTLLAPRPAAAAAATALHLHPLLHPIFSGQDLQHPPSHGT, encoded by the exons GATTATGttgataaagaaaaagcaattgcCAAGGCTTTGGAAGACCTCAGAGCAAACTTCTACTGTGAACTCTGTGACAAGCAGTATCAAAAGCATCAAGAGTTTGACAACCACATAAACTCTTACGATCATGCTCACAAGCAG GAAGGAACTCAGGATTATTGCGAAACAGGGACGATAG CTGATGTATTGAAAGCAAACCCTTCTAATTTTGGAGTCCAGATCACAAGA aGGTTAAAAGATCTCAAGCAAAGGGAATTTGCTCGCAATGTCTCTTCAAGATCACGTAAAGATGAGAGGAAGCAGGAGAAAGCCCTCCGGCGTCTACACGAACTCGCTGAACAGAGGAGGCAGCCTGAATG TGCTCCTGGAAGTGGGCCCATGTTCAGAACCACCACGGTGGCTGTGGATGAAGAAGGTGGAGATGATGACGATTCTGCAGCCAACAGCAGCTCTTTCATCCAGACGACTTCTGGCCAAGCTACAGAGATGACTATGGACAGAGGTTTCCTAAACACTGGACAAGTTGGTGGCACTGTTATGCCAAGCCAAATGCCCATCCAGACAGCGCAAGCAATCAGCTTTGGCATTAAGAGTGCTTTGGGAACTCCACTGCAGAAGATAGGCGTGTCGTTTTCATTTGCTAAGAAGACTCCGGTAAAGCTTGAGACCATAGCTTCTGTTTTCAAGGACCACGTGGAAGAATCAAGTTCTGCAGATGGAGCAAAAGCTGATGAGAGAGGGTCCTCAGATGCAGGGAGCCTGCAGAAATCTGGCGAGGGCGAAAGCACAAATAATTCTGATGGCAAGGCAGAGGAAGATGACCAACATGACAAAGATAGTGGGTCTCTAGCCACTACGTTATCTAAACTGAAAAAGATGAGACGAGAAGATGGACCAATGGCAGTTGAACCAGAATACTACCACTATATTCCCCCAGCCCACTGTAAAGTAAAGCCTAATTTTCAATTCCTGCTTTTCATGAAGTCTACCGAACAAATGGAAGctgaaaatgtgaacaaaaaaaccacGCATGAAGTTAAAAAGGGTAGTTCTCCAAAACCCAAACCCGGCAAGCATACAGAGAAGGCTGCTGAGAGCACGGggcagcagaaggagcagagtACTACTGaaactgcagctcagcagagcaaaacagagCTAAAAGAAGTCCTAGAAAATGCAAGTATGCAGGAGAACAAGCATCTTACAGAGAGCAATCTTCCCGAGCCAGACACTACTAAAGAAGTCACTCAGCCTGTTCCAAGCTGTAAAGAAGTCTCTGAAGGACCAAAGCATCCAACAggacctttttttcctgttctgagtAAAGATGAGAGCACGACTCTCCAGTGGCCTTCAGAGCTTCTCATATTTACCAGAGCAGAACCATCTGTTTCATACAGCTGTAACCCCCTGTATTTTGATTTCAAGCTCTCTCGCAACAAAGATGCTAAAGGTAAAGGGGCAGAGAAATCTAAGGATCCAGGGGgtctttgtaaagaaaacattccaAGCACAGAATCTGGTGAGATAAGCAAAGCCAAGGAAGCAGAAAGCGCAACTAACAGTTCTGctctaaaaatggaaaacaaatctcTGTCCACCTGTGGCTCCCAGAACAAGCAGGAGTCCAATTTGGCAAGCCTTAgtaagggagagggagaggacagTGGTAAAAGCATAACCGGTAAGAGTAAATCTGGAAGATCCcataaacacaaaaagaaaaagaagcacaaaaagTCCAGCAAACACAAACGTAAGCACAAGGAGGAAGCTGATGAGAAGGGCCGAAAAACTGACCTGGGGGAAGAGAAACCCAAGAAACGGAAAAGGCACAGgcacaaaaaaggcaaatcctCTCTTTCTACTGAATCAGAACGGGCGCTAAAAACCGAATTGTCTGAAGACTGTAGccatttccagaagaaaaagcgGTGCTCTCAGGAGTCCCAGAGGAAGTCTCTGTCTGCTGAAGAGGGAAGCAGCGGTAAAAAAGAGGATGGTGGTAACTCCTGCCAAGAGCATGGCAGCAAAAAACACAAGGCTGACCTGCAGCAGTTATCTGCTTTGAGGAGACGATGTTCGGCTCCTTCCCTGGGCAGGACCAGCCGCAGGAGCCGGCAGAGCAGCGGGGACTACGACAGCGACGAGGGCTCTCACAGGAAGCACTGCAGGCAAAAATCCCCGTCGCAGTACAGTGACGACTATGACTCTGGCAGCGACCACTCCAGGAGCCGCTCCAGGTCGGGGCGGAGGCACTCCTCTCACAGGTCCTATTCGACCAGCTCTGATGCTTCCTCAGACCACAGCCGGTACAGCCGTCGGAGAAGTTACTCAGATGATAGCTATAGCGATTACAGTGACCGGTCAAGGTGCCATTCAAAGCGGTCCCATGACTCAGAGGATGACTCTGACTACAACAGCTCAAATCACAGATCAAAGCGACGCAAGTACTCCTCTTCTGAGGATGACTACAGCTCAAGTAGGAGCAGGTCAAGGAGTCGAAGCAGGAGCCGAACCCACCCTCGAGGCAGGTCAAGAACAAGGAGCCGGGGCAGAACacgcagcagcagctgcagccgcAGTCGAAGCAAGAGGAGAAGTCGAAGCGTAACAGGTCGCAGCTGGAAACGGAGCCGCAGCTATAGCAGGGATCGCAGCCGCAGTACGAGAAGCCACTCGCAGAGGTCTCTCTCGCGAAAGGGCTCTCGAGGCCACGAGAGCCCTGAAGAGAGAAGGTCCGGGAGAAGAGACTTCATCAGGTCAAAAATCTATCGCTCGCAGTCTCCTCACTATTTCCGGACAGGCCGAAGTGAAGGATCATCGCTGAAGAAAGAGGACGGCAAAGGAGAGGATCTGAAAGGATCTGGCTCGCTCTCCCAAAACAGCAGCGGCTCTGGCACGGGGAGGGCCTCGGAAGGTGACTGCAGTCCAGAGGAGAGAAACTCAGTCACTGCAAAACTTCTCCTGGAAAAGATTCAATCCAGGAAGGTTGAGAAGAAGCCCTGCGTCGCTGACGAGATGCTGGCAGGGGCAAACAAGGTGGGCATAAAGCTCAAAGATCCTCCCCAGGGCTACTTTGGCCCGAAACTTCCTCCTTCCTTAGGCAACAAACCGGTTCTCCCCTTAATTGGGAAATTGCCAACCGTTCGAAAACCAAACGCCAAAAGATATGAGGAGTCTGGCTTGGAGAGGGGCGAGGAGCAAGAGCTGTCAGATTCTGAGGATGTTTCCCAAGGCATTGAGGAGTCTCAGTTGGCCGGCCAGTCTCTCCTGGAAGAAGTGGTGATGGTAATTCAGGACAAACCTCTGGATGAGCAGAAACGCGACGAACCTGCCGTGGAAGTGCCGTCCATTCCCCTCGAAGCTCCAGCGCTTCCCGAGTGCTTTGGTTCTGGAGATCTGGTCATGCCACACAACTTCCTCTCGGATCCGAGCGATGGTGATGGGCTAGAACCTATGGACGGGGGCAGCCAGCCGGTCCCAGTGGAAACCAGTATGATGCCCTTAGTTCCAGATGTCGAGCACTTTCCTGGCTATGTGCCTCAGAGTGGGGAGCCGAGCATTGAAGGGGAtcgggaaggaggagaagactCCTCTCTAGCACCGCTCGAGAGCCAGCCGATCACTTTTACACCcgaagaaatggagaaatacagtaagctgcagcaagctgctcagcagcacattcagcagcagcttctggccAAGCAGGTCAAGGCCTTTCCTGCCTCGGCAGCCCTGGCACCGGCAGcgcctgccctgcagcccatcCACATTCAGCAGCCAGCGGCAGCATCCGCGACCTCCATCACCACCGTGCAGCATGCCATCCTGCAGCACCacgccgccgcagccgccgccgccatcgGGATTCACCCtcacccccatccccagcctctCGCTCAGGTTCATCATATACCCCAGCCCCACTTGACGCCTATTTCGTTATCCCACTTGACCCACTCGATTATTCCAGGGCACCCTGCTACGTTTCTAGCCAGCCACCCCATCCACATCATTCCGGCGTCAGCTATCCATCCGGGCCCCTTTACTTTTCATCCGGTTCCTCACGCTCTTTACCCAACCCTTCTTGCCCCAAGACCCGCCGCCGCTGCGGCCGCTACGGCGTTACATCTTCACCCTTTGCTGCACCCCATTTTCTCAGGACAGGACTTGCAGCATCCACCCAGTCACggcacatga
- the GPATCH8 gene encoding G patch domain-containing protein 8 isoform X1: MADRFSRFNEDRDFQGNHFDQYEEGHLEIEQASLDKPIESDNIGHRLLQKHGWKLGQGLGKSLQGRTDPIPIVVKYDVMGMGRMEMELDYAEDATERRRVLEVEKEDTEELRQKYKDYVDKEKAIAKALEDLRANFYCELCDKQYQKHQEFDNHINSYDHAHKQEGTQDYCETGTIADVLKANPSNFGVQITRRLKDLKQREFARNVSSRSRKDERKQEKALRRLHELAEQRRQPECAPGSGPMFRTTTVAVDEEGGDDDDSAANSSSFIQTTSGQATEMTMDRGFLNTGQVGGTVMPSQMPIQTAQAISFGIKSALGTPLQKIGVSFSFAKKTPVKLETIASVFKDHVEESSSADGAKADERGSSDAGSLQKSGEGESTNNSDGKAEEDDQHDKDSGSLATTLSKLKKMRREDGPMAVEPEYYHYIPPAHCKVKPNFQFLLFMKSTEQMEAENVNKKTTHEVKKGSSPKPKPGKHTEKAAESTGQQKEQSTTETAAQQSKTELKEVLENASMQENKHLTESNLPEPDTTKEVTQPVPSCKEVSEGPKHPTGPFFPVLSKDESTTLQWPSELLIFTRAEPSVSYSCNPLYFDFKLSRNKDAKGKGAEKSKDPGGLCKENIPSTESGEISKAKEAESATNSSALKMENKSLSTCGSQNKQESNLASLSKGEGEDSGKSITGKSKSGRSHKHKKKKKHKKSSKHKRKHKEEADEKGRKTDLGEEKPKKRKRHRHKKGKSSLSTESERALKTELSEDCSHFQKKKRCSQESQRKSLSAEEGSSGKKEDGGNSCQEHGSKKHKADLQQLSALRRRCSAPSLGRTSRRSRQSSGDYDSDEGSHRKHCRQKSPSQYSDDYDSGSDHSRSRSRSGRRHSSHRSYSTSSDASSDHSRYSRRRSYSDDSYSDYSDRSRCHSKRSHDSEDDSDYNSSNHRSKRRKYSSSEDDYSSSRSRSRSRSRSRTHPRGRSRTRSRGRTRSSSCSRSRSKRRSRSVTGRSWKRSRSYSRDRSRSTRSHSQRSLSRKGSRGHESPEERRSGRRDFIRSKIYRSQSPHYFRTGRSEGSSLKKEDGKGEDLKGSGSLSQNSSGSGTGRASEGDCSPEERNSVTAKLLLEKIQSRKVEKKPCVADEMLAGANKVGIKLKDPPQGYFGPKLPPSLGNKPVLPLIGKLPTVRKPNAKRYEESGLERGEEQELSDSEDVSQGIEESQLAGQSLLEEVVMVIQDKPLDEQKRDEPAVEVPSIPLEAPALPECFGSGDLVMPHNFLSDPSDGDGLEPMDGGSQPVPVETSMMPLVPDVEHFPGYVPQSGEPSIEGDREGGEDSSLAPLESQPITFTPEEMEKYSKLQQAAQQHIQQQLLAKQVKAFPASAALAPAAPALQPIHIQQPAAASATSITTVQHAILQHHAAAAAAAIGIHPHPHPQPLAQVHHIPQPHLTPISLSHLTHSIIPGHPATFLASHPIHIIPASAIHPGPFTFHPVPHALYPTLLAPRPAAAAAATALHLHPLLHPIFSGQDLQHPPSHGT, from the exons GATTATGttgataaagaaaaagcaattgcCAAGGCTTTGGAAGACCTCAGAGCAAACTTCTACTGTGAACTCTGTGACAAGCAGTATCAAAAGCATCAAGAGTTTGACAACCACATAAACTCTTACGATCATGCTCACAAGCAG GAAGGAACTCAGGATTATTGCGAAACAGGGACGATAG CTGATGTATTGAAAGCAAACCCTTCTAATTTTGGAGTCCAGATCACAAGA aGGTTAAAAGATCTCAAGCAAAGGGAATTTGCTCGCAATGTCTCTTCAAGATCACGTAAAGATGAGAGGAAGCAGGAGAAAGCCCTCCGGCGTCTACACGAACTCGCTGAACAGAGGAGGCAGCCTGAATG TGCTCCTGGAAGTGGGCCCATGTTCAGAACCACCACGGTGGCTGTGGATGAAGAAGGTGGAGATGATGACGATTCTGCAGCCAACAGCAGCTCTTTCATCCAGACGACTTCTGGCCAAGCTACAGAGATGACTATGGACAGAGGTTTCCTAAACACTGGACAAGTTGGTGGCACTGTTATGCCAAGCCAAATGCCCATCCAGACAGCGCAAGCAATCAGCTTTGGCATTAAGAGTGCTTTGGGAACTCCACTGCAGAAGATAGGCGTGTCGTTTTCATTTGCTAAGAAGACTCCGGTAAAGCTTGAGACCATAGCTTCTGTTTTCAAGGACCACGTGGAAGAATCAAGTTCTGCAGATGGAGCAAAAGCTGATGAGAGAGGGTCCTCAGATGCAGGGAGCCTGCAGAAATCTGGCGAGGGCGAAAGCACAAATAATTCTGATGGCAAGGCAGAGGAAGATGACCAACATGACAAAGATAGTGGGTCTCTAGCCACTACGTTATCTAAACTGAAAAAGATGAGACGAGAAGATGGACCAATGGCAGTTGAACCAGAATACTACCACTATATTCCCCCAGCCCACTGTAAAGTAAAGCCTAATTTTCAATTCCTGCTTTTCATGAAGTCTACCGAACAAATGGAAGctgaaaatgtgaacaaaaaaaccacGCATGAAGTTAAAAAGGGTAGTTCTCCAAAACCCAAACCCGGCAAGCATACAGAGAAGGCTGCTGAGAGCACGGggcagcagaaggagcagagtACTACTGaaactgcagctcagcagagcaaaacagagCTAAAAGAAGTCCTAGAAAATGCAAGTATGCAGGAGAACAAGCATCTTACAGAGAGCAATCTTCCCGAGCCAGACACTACTAAAGAAGTCACTCAGCCTGTTCCAAGCTGTAAAGAAGTCTCTGAAGGACCAAAGCATCCAACAggacctttttttcctgttctgagtAAAGATGAGAGCACGACTCTCCAGTGGCCTTCAGAGCTTCTCATATTTACCAGAGCAGAACCATCTGTTTCATACAGCTGTAACCCCCTGTATTTTGATTTCAAGCTCTCTCGCAACAAAGATGCTAAAGGTAAAGGGGCAGAGAAATCTAAGGATCCAGGGGgtctttgtaaagaaaacattccaAGCACAGAATCTGGTGAGATAAGCAAAGCCAAGGAAGCAGAAAGCGCAACTAACAGTTCTGctctaaaaatggaaaacaaatctcTGTCCACCTGTGGCTCCCAGAACAAGCAGGAGTCCAATTTGGCAAGCCTTAgtaagggagagggagaggacagTGGTAAAAGCATAACCGGTAAGAGTAAATCTGGAAGATCCcataaacacaaaaagaaaaagaagcacaaaaagTCCAGCAAACACAAACGTAAGCACAAGGAGGAAGCTGATGAGAAGGGCCGAAAAACTGACCTGGGGGAAGAGAAACCCAAGAAACGGAAAAGGCACAGgcacaaaaaaggcaaatcctCTCTTTCTACTGAATCAGAACGGGCGCTAAAAACCGAATTGTCTGAAGACTGTAGccatttccagaagaaaaagcgGTGCTCTCAGGAGTCCCAGAGGAAGTCTCTGTCTGCTGAAGAGGGAAGCAGCGGTAAAAAAGAGGATGGTGGTAACTCCTGCCAAGAGCATGGCAGCAAAAAACACAAGGCTGACCTGCAGCAGTTATCTGCTTTGAGGAGACGATGTTCGGCTCCTTCCCTGGGCAGGACCAGCCGCAGGAGCCGGCAGAGCAGCGGGGACTACGACAGCGACGAGGGCTCTCACAGGAAGCACTGCAGGCAAAAATCCCCGTCGCAGTACAGTGACGACTATGACTCTGGCAGCGACCACTCCAGGAGCCGCTCCAGGTCGGGGCGGAGGCACTCCTCTCACAGGTCCTATTCGACCAGCTCTGATGCTTCCTCAGACCACAGCCGGTACAGCCGTCGGAGAAGTTACTCAGATGATAGCTATAGCGATTACAGTGACCGGTCAAGGTGCCATTCAAAGCGGTCCCATGACTCAGAGGATGACTCTGACTACAACAGCTCAAATCACAGATCAAAGCGACGCAAGTACTCCTCTTCTGAGGATGACTACAGCTCAAGTAGGAGCAGGTCAAGGAGTCGAAGCAGGAGCCGAACCCACCCTCGAGGCAGGTCAAGAACAAGGAGCCGGGGCAGAACacgcagcagcagctgcagccgcAGTCGAAGCAAGAGGAGAAGTCGAAGCGTAACAGGTCGCAGCTGGAAACGGAGCCGCAGCTATAGCAGGGATCGCAGCCGCAGTACGAGAAGCCACTCGCAGAGGTCTCTCTCGCGAAAGGGCTCTCGAGGCCACGAGAGCCCTGAAGAGAGAAGGTCCGGGAGAAGAGACTTCATCAGGTCAAAAATCTATCGCTCGCAGTCTCCTCACTATTTCCGGACAGGCCGAAGTGAAGGATCATCGCTGAAGAAAGAGGACGGCAAAGGAGAGGATCTGAAAGGATCTGGCTCGCTCTCCCAAAACAGCAGCGGCTCTGGCACGGGGAGGGCCTCGGAAGGTGACTGCAGTCCAGAGGAGAGAAACTCAGTCACTGCAAAACTTCTCCTGGAAAAGATTCAATCCAGGAAGGTTGAGAAGAAGCCCTGCGTCGCTGACGAGATGCTGGCAGGGGCAAACAAGGTGGGCATAAAGCTCAAAGATCCTCCCCAGGGCTACTTTGGCCCGAAACTTCCTCCTTCCTTAGGCAACAAACCGGTTCTCCCCTTAATTGGGAAATTGCCAACCGTTCGAAAACCAAACGCCAAAAGATATGAGGAGTCTGGCTTGGAGAGGGGCGAGGAGCAAGAGCTGTCAGATTCTGAGGATGTTTCCCAAGGCATTGAGGAGTCTCAGTTGGCCGGCCAGTCTCTCCTGGAAGAAGTGGTGATGGTAATTCAGGACAAACCTCTGGATGAGCAGAAACGCGACGAACCTGCCGTGGAAGTGCCGTCCATTCCCCTCGAAGCTCCAGCGCTTCCCGAGTGCTTTGGTTCTGGAGATCTGGTCATGCCACACAACTTCCTCTCGGATCCGAGCGATGGTGATGGGCTAGAACCTATGGACGGGGGCAGCCAGCCGGTCCCAGTGGAAACCAGTATGATGCCCTTAGTTCCAGATGTCGAGCACTTTCCTGGCTATGTGCCTCAGAGTGGGGAGCCGAGCATTGAAGGGGAtcgggaaggaggagaagactCCTCTCTAGCACCGCTCGAGAGCCAGCCGATCACTTTTACACCcgaagaaatggagaaatacagtaagctgcagcaagctgctcagcagcacattcagcagcagcttctggccAAGCAGGTCAAGGCCTTTCCTGCCTCGGCAGCCCTGGCACCGGCAGcgcctgccctgcagcccatcCACATTCAGCAGCCAGCGGCAGCATCCGCGACCTCCATCACCACCGTGCAGCATGCCATCCTGCAGCACCacgccgccgcagccgccgccgccatcgGGATTCACCCtcacccccatccccagcctctCGCTCAGGTTCATCATATACCCCAGCCCCACTTGACGCCTATTTCGTTATCCCACTTGACCCACTCGATTATTCCAGGGCACCCTGCTACGTTTCTAGCCAGCCACCCCATCCACATCATTCCGGCGTCAGCTATCCATCCGGGCCCCTTTACTTTTCATCCGGTTCCTCACGCTCTTTACCCAACCCTTCTTGCCCCAAGACCCGCCGCCGCTGCGGCCGCTACGGCGTTACATCTTCACCCTTTGCTGCACCCCATTTTCTCAGGACAGGACTTGCAGCATCCACCCAGTCACggcacatga